Proteins from a single region of Rubeoparvulum massiliense:
- the rpsJ gene encoding 30S ribosomal protein S10: MAKQKIRIRLKAYDHRVLDQSAQKIVETAKRSGAAVSGPIPLPTEKSVYTVLRAVHKYKDSREQFEMRTHKRLVDILNPTPQTVDALMRLDLPSGVDIEIKL, from the coding sequence ATGGCAAAACAAAAAATTCGTATCCGTTTGAAGGCGTATGATCACAGAGTTCTTGATCAATCTGCGCAAAAAATCGTGGAGACAGCCAAACGTTCTGGCGCTGCAGTTAGCGGTCCTATTCCGTTACCAACTGAAAAGAGCGTCTATACGGTACTTCGTGCCGTACACAAGTACAAAGATTCTCGTGAACAATTCGAGATGCGTACTCATAAGCGTTTGGTAGATATCTTAAATCCAACTCCACAAACAGTGGATGCATTGATGCGTTTAGATCTGCCATCTGGTGTCGATATCGAAATCAAACTATAA
- the tuf gene encoding elongation factor Tu: MAKAKYERTKPHVNIGTIGHVDHGKTTLTAAITTVLSKKGGGQAMAYDAIDKAPEERERGITISTSHVEYETENRHYAHVDCPGHADYVKNMITGAAQMDGAILVVSAADGPMPQTREHILLSRQVGVPYIVVFMNKCDMVDDEELLELVEMEIRDLLSEYEFPGDDTPIIRGSALKALEGDAAYEDKIIELMAAVDAYIPEPVRDTDKPFLMPVEDVFSITGRGTVATGRVERGMVKVGDEVEIVGIAEETRKVVVTGVEMFRKLLDFAEAGDNIGVLLRGVQREDIERGQVLAKPGSVTPHTQFSAEVYVLTKEEGGRHTPFFSNYRPQFYFRTTDVTGVVNLPEGVEMVMPGDNITMTVELIAPIAMEEGTRFAIREGGRTVGAGVVGKIVK, encoded by the coding sequence ATGGCTAAAGCAAAGTACGAACGTACAAAGCCACACGTTAACATCGGTACAATTGGACACGTTGACCATGGTAAAACAACTTTAACAGCTGCTATCACAACTGTATTATCCAAAAAGGGTGGCGGCCAAGCGATGGCATATGATGCTATTGATAAGGCTCCAGAGGAAAGGGAACGTGGTATCACAATCTCCACTTCTCACGTAGAGTATGAAACTGAAAACCGTCACTATGCACACGTTGACTGCCCAGGACACGCGGACTACGTTAAGAACATGATCACTGGTGCTGCTCAAATGGACGGTGCTATCTTGGTTGTATCCGCAGCTGATGGCCCAATGCCACAAACTCGCGAACACATCCTGCTATCCCGTCAAGTAGGTGTACCTTACATCGTAGTTTTCATGAACAAATGCGATATGGTTGATGATGAAGAGCTACTAGAACTTGTTGAAATGGAAATTCGTGACCTCTTATCAGAATACGAATTCCCTGGCGATGACACTCCAATTATCCGCGGTTCTGCTCTTAAAGCATTGGAAGGCGATGCAGCTTATGAAGACAAGATTATTGAACTCATGGCTGCAGTAGACGCTTACATTCCAGAACCAGTTCGTGATACTGACAAGCCATTCTTAATGCCAGTCGAAGACGTATTCTCCATCACTGGTCGTGGTACTGTTGCAACAGGTCGTGTTGAGCGCGGTATGGTTAAGGTTGGCGACGAAGTCGAAATCGTTGGTATCGCTGAAGAAACACGTAAGGTTGTTGTAACTGGTGTAGAAATGTTCCGTAAGTTACTAGACTTCGCTGAAGCTGGTGACAACATCGGGGTACTTCTTCGTGGTGTTCAGCGCGAAGATATTGAACGTGGTCAAGTATTAGCTAAACCAGGCAGTGTAACTCCACATACACAGTTCTCTGCTGAAGTTTACGTTTTGACTAAAGAAGAAGGTGGCCGTCATACTCCATTCTTCTCTAACTATCGTCCTCAATTCTACTTCCGTACAACAGACGTTACCGGTGTAGTTAACCTACCAGAAGGCGTAGAAATGGTTATGCCTGGCGACAACATCACAATGACTGTTGAATTGATTGCACCAATCGCTATGGAAGAAGGAACACGTTTCGCTATCCGCGAAGGTGGTCGTACAGTAGGCGCTGGTGTAGTTGGTAAGATTGTTAAATAA
- the fusA gene encoding elongation factor G — protein sequence MAREFSLKDTRNIGIMAHIDAGKTTTTERILFYTGRIHKIGETHEGASQMDWMEQEQERGITITSAATTAQWKGHRINIIDTPGHVDFTVEVERSLRVLDGAVAVLDAKSGVEPQTETVWRQATTYGVPRIVYVNKMDATGADFLASVRSLHDRLGANAHAIQIPIGAEDKFVGMIDLVKMEAHFYLDDLGTKEESREIPEDLLPLAEEYRNKLVEAVAEVDEEVMMKYLEGEEVSVEELKAAIRRATVAVQFYPVVCGSSYKNKGVQLMLDSAIEYLPSPLDIPAIKGVNPDTGEGTERIASDDEPFSALAFKIMTDPYVGKLTFFRVYSGKADAGSYVLNSTKGKRERLGRILQMHANHRQEITTVYAGDLAAAVGLKDTTTGDTLCDDKAPVILESMEFPEPVISVAIEPKTKADQEKMGMALAKLSEEDPTFHASTNEETGQVIIAGMGELHLDIIVDRLRREFKVEANVGAPQVAYKETFRATGKAEGKFIRQSGGRGQYGHVWVEFSPLEPGEGFQFENKIVGGVVPREYIPAVQAGIEESMQNGVLAGYPLIDIKATIFDGSYHDVDSSEMAFKIAGSMALKAAASKCRAVLLEPMERVEIVVPEEYMGDIMGDVNSRRGRIDGMEARGNAQVIRAFVPLAEMFGYATTLRSKTQGRGTYTMSFDHFEEVPKSIAEEIIKKNKGE from the coding sequence ATGGCTAGAGAGTTCTCCTTAAAAGATACGCGCAACATCGGTATCATGGCTCACATCGATGCCGGTAAGACGACGACAACGGAACGGATTCTCTTCTACACTGGGCGAATTCATAAAATCGGTGAAACCCACGAAGGTGCTTCCCAGATGGACTGGATGGAGCAAGAGCAAGAACGTGGGATTACCATTACATCTGCTGCAACAACTGCACAGTGGAAAGGTCACCGCATCAATATTATCGATACGCCTGGACACGTAGATTTCACTGTTGAGGTTGAGCGCTCCTTGCGTGTACTCGATGGAGCTGTCGCTGTACTCGATGCCAAAAGCGGTGTGGAACCACAAACCGAAACGGTTTGGCGCCAAGCCACTACCTACGGTGTTCCCCGAATCGTTTATGTAAACAAAATGGACGCAACTGGTGCAGATTTCTTAGCATCAGTACGGTCACTTCATGACCGCTTGGGAGCTAATGCCCATGCGATTCAGATCCCAATTGGTGCTGAAGACAAATTCGTAGGTATGATCGACCTTGTAAAGATGGAAGCTCACTTCTATCTTGATGATCTAGGTACGAAGGAAGAATCACGGGAGATTCCAGAGGATCTTCTTCCACTCGCTGAAGAATACCGCAACAAACTCGTTGAAGCGGTAGCTGAAGTAGATGAAGAAGTGATGATGAAGTATCTTGAAGGTGAAGAGGTTAGCGTTGAAGAGCTGAAGGCGGCTATTCGCCGTGCGACTGTAGCTGTTCAATTCTATCCAGTGGTTTGTGGCTCATCCTACAAGAATAAGGGAGTTCAATTAATGCTTGACTCAGCCATTGAATATCTCCCATCTCCATTAGATATTCCAGCTATTAAGGGTGTTAATCCCGATACTGGTGAAGGAACCGAAAGAATTGCTAGCGATGATGAACCATTTAGTGCGCTCGCATTCAAAATCATGACCGACCCATATGTAGGAAAACTCACTTTCTTCCGTGTATACTCCGGTAAGGCAGATGCAGGATCCTATGTATTAAACTCTACAAAGGGTAAACGGGAACGTCTCGGTCGTATCCTGCAAATGCACGCAAACCATCGTCAAGAAATCACAACGGTGTACGCTGGCGACCTTGCTGCAGCAGTAGGTTTAAAGGATACAACTACTGGGGATACCCTCTGTGATGATAAAGCACCAGTTATTCTAGAATCCATGGAATTCCCTGAACCTGTTATCTCTGTTGCAATCGAACCCAAAACGAAGGCTGACCAAGAGAAAATGGGTATGGCGCTGGCCAAACTTTCAGAAGAGGATCCAACCTTCCATGCAAGCACCAACGAAGAGACTGGACAGGTTATCATCGCAGGTATGGGTGAGCTTCACCTTGACATCATCGTGGATCGCCTCCGCCGTGAGTTTAAAGTAGAAGCCAATGTAGGTGCACCACAGGTTGCTTACAAAGAAACCTTCCGTGCAACTGGTAAGGCAGAAGGTAAGTTTATTCGCCAATCTGGTGGTCGTGGTCAATACGGTCACGTTTGGGTAGAGTTCTCCCCACTAGAACCAGGCGAAGGCTTCCAATTTGAAAACAAGATCGTCGGTGGTGTTGTACCAAGAGAATACATTCCTGCTGTTCAAGCTGGTATTGAAGAATCAATGCAGAATGGTGTACTCGCTGGTTATCCATTGATCGATATTAAGGCAACCATTTTTGATGGTAGCTACCACGATGTTGACTCCTCGGAAATGGCGTTTAAGATCGCTGGTTCAATGGCTCTGAAAGCAGCAGCAAGCAAATGTCGAGCTGTCTTGCTTGAACCGATGGAGCGCGTAGAAATCGTTGTTCCAGAGGAGTACATGGGCGATATTATGGGTGACGTCAACTCTCGACGCGGTCGGATCGATGGTATGGAAGCGCGTGGTAATGCCCAAGTCATTCGTGCATTTGTGCCACTGGCTGAAATGTTTGGTTATGCAACTACATTGCGTTCCAAGACACAAGGTCGCGGTACCTATACTATGTCATTTGACCACTTTGAAGAAGTACCAAAGAGCATTGCAGAAGAGATTATTAAGAAAAACAAGGGTGAGTAA
- the rpsG gene encoding 30S ribosomal protein S7, which produces MPRKGPVARRDVLPDPLYNSKLVTKLINRLMVDGQKGVAQKILYNAFGIIEQRTGKNAMDVFEEALKNVMPVLEVRARRVGGANYQVPVEVRPDRRQTLGLRWLVNYSRLRNEKTMEEKLANEIIDAANNTGASVKKREDVHKMAEANKAFAHYRW; this is translated from the coding sequence ATGCCACGTAAAGGTCCAGTAGCTCGCCGAGACGTACTACCAGATCCATTATATAATAGCAAATTGGTTACGAAGCTAATCAACCGACTCATGGTTGATGGTCAAAAAGGGGTTGCCCAAAAGATTCTTTACAATGCTTTTGGAATCATCGAACAACGTACTGGTAAAAACGCCATGGATGTGTTTGAAGAAGCCTTGAAGAATGTAATGCCAGTATTAGAAGTTCGTGCACGCCGTGTAGGTGGTGCTAACTATCAAGTACCGGTTGAAGTACGCCCTGATCGTCGCCAAACTTTAGGTCTTCGTTGGTTAGTAAATTACTCCCGTCTTCGTAATGAGAAGACCATGGAAGAAAAATTAGCTAATGAAATTATCGATGCTGCCAATAATACAGGTGCATCAGTGAAGAAACGCGAAGATGTGCATAAGATGGCGGAAGCAAATAAAGCATTCGCTCATTATCGTTGGTAA
- the rpsL gene encoding 30S ribosomal protein S12, whose product MPTINQLVRKGRESKTTKSKSPALQFTYNSYAKELTSVNSPQKRGVCTRVGTLTPKKPNSALRKYARVRLTNGIEVTAYIPGIGHNLQEHSVVLIRGGRVKDLPGVRYHIVRGALDTAGVNDRKQARSKYGTKRAKAKK is encoded by the coding sequence ATGCCAACAATTAATCAATTAGTTCGCAAAGGGCGCGAAAGTAAGACAACCAAATCGAAATCACCTGCATTGCAATTCACTTACAATAGTTACGCTAAAGAATTAACTAGTGTTAATTCTCCACAAAAACGTGGTGTTTGTACTCGTGTGGGTACATTAACTCCTAAAAAGCCTAACTCTGCCTTACGTAAATATGCACGTGTGCGCTTAACTAATGGAATTGAAGTTACAGCTTATATTCCTGGTATTGGTCACAACCTACAAGAGCATAGCGTGGTATTAATTCGTGGTGGACGGGTTAAGGACTTACCTGGGGTTCGTTACCACATCGTTCGTGGCGCCTTAGATACTGCAGGTGTGAACGATCGTAAACAAGCTCGTTCCAAATATGGTACAAAACGAGCTAAGGCTAAGAAGTAA
- a CDS encoding 50S ribosomal protein L7ae-like protein, which produces MSYEKVKQAKELIIGLKQTTKAIEQNAVSEVIIAKDADSLVIERIVTLASSKGIPIAYVDSKRKLGKACGIDVHAATCGIKK; this is translated from the coding sequence TTGTCTTATGAAAAAGTGAAGCAGGCAAAAGAGCTCATTATTGGGTTGAAGCAGACCACGAAAGCGATTGAACAGAATGCTGTATCTGAAGTCATTATTGCCAAAGATGCAGATTCGTTAGTTATCGAACGAATCGTTACATTAGCAAGTAGTAAAGGAATCCCCATCGCCTATGTGGATTCTAAGCGAAAGCTAGGTAAGGCATGTGGTATTGATGTTCACGCTGCAACGTGTGGGATAAAGAAATAG
- the rpoC gene encoding DNA-directed RNA polymerase subunit beta' — protein sequence MLDVNNFSYMQIGLASPEKIRSWSHGEVKKPETINYRTLKPEKEGLFCEKIFGPTKDWECHCGKYKRVRYKGVVCDRCGVEVTRSKVRRERMGHIELAAPVSHIWYFKGIPSRMGLTLDMSPRSLEEVIYFASYVVIDPADTPLEKKQLLSEKEYRAYREKYGNTFKAGMGAEAIRELLKEIDLEKEVRALKDEIQTAQGQRRNRAVKRLEVLEAFRNSGNRPDWMVLDVLPVIPPELRPMVQLDGGRFATSDLNDLYRRVINRNNRLKRLLDLGAPDIIVQNEKRMLQEAVDALIDNGRRGRPVTGPGNRPLKSLSHMLKGKQGRFRQNLLGKRVDYSGRSVIVVGPELKMYQCGLPKEMALELFKPFVMKELVEQGLAHNIKSAKRKVERIQPEVWDVLEEVIREHPVLLNRAPTLHRLGIQAFEPILVEGRAIKLHPLVCTAYNADFDGDQMAVHVPLSAEAQAEARLLMLAAQNILNPKDGKPVVTPSQDMVLGNFYLTIERAGIEGEGKVFRDMNEVLHAYQDKLIHLHTRIAIPVKTINKITFTQEQREALIITTPGKLIFNEIFPENFPYINEPGKKNIQAGVDARFFITDKGIDIPAYIKSLPTTEAIKKKDLGTLIASVFQRFGTTKTAEVMDRLKGVGFHYSTVAGITIAVSDIVDLTEKKEIIDQAELEVEEVTKQFGRGLITEDERYNRVIDIWSTAKDKITERLLKSLAPLNPINMMATSGARGNASNFTQLAGMRGLMANPSGRIIELPIKSNFREGLTVLEYFISTHGARKGLADTALRTADSGYLTRRLVDVAQDVIVREEDCGTDQGVLVRTIADKNEEIEGLYDRIVGRVAFKTVHHPETNEVLVRKNQFIDEAIAEQIIDAGVKELELRSVFTCRTHHGVCRKCYGRNLATGQIVEIGEAVGIIAAQSIGEPGTQLTMRTFHTGGVAGDDITQGLPRIQEIFEARNPKGQAVISEIYGEVTDIREGRERELEIKSDIEDRVYKIPFGSRIKVALGDKIEAGQELTEGSLDPKEVLKIRGIRGVEDYLLQEVQRVYRLQGVEINDKHVEIMVRQMLRKVRIIDAGNTVLLPGSTVEIHDYEEANLKAIEAGGQPAIARPILLGITKASLETDSFLSAASFQETTRVLTDAAIKGKRDELLGLKENVIIGKLIPAGTGMSRYHNLHVKPVGIELSDSMTDDMVATEIK from the coding sequence GTGTTAGATGTAAACAATTTTAGTTATATGCAAATTGGTCTGGCTTCGCCTGAAAAAATCCGGTCCTGGTCCCATGGTGAAGTAAAAAAACCAGAAACGATCAACTATCGTACGTTAAAACCGGAAAAAGAGGGTCTATTCTGCGAAAAAATATTTGGACCAACAAAGGACTGGGAATGTCATTGCGGTAAATATAAACGTGTTCGTTATAAGGGTGTCGTTTGTGACCGCTGTGGTGTAGAAGTAACTAGATCTAAGGTACGACGGGAACGGATGGGGCATATCGAATTAGCTGCCCCTGTTTCCCACATCTGGTATTTCAAAGGGATTCCTAGCCGTATGGGTCTAACATTGGACATGTCACCACGCAGTTTGGAGGAGGTAATCTATTTTGCTTCCTATGTGGTTATCGATCCTGCCGATACTCCTTTAGAGAAGAAACAATTGCTTTCAGAGAAGGAATATCGTGCTTATCGTGAAAAGTATGGCAATACCTTTAAAGCTGGCATGGGTGCAGAAGCGATCCGTGAATTGTTAAAGGAAATTGATCTCGAAAAAGAAGTGCGTGCGCTCAAGGATGAGATTCAAACGGCACAAGGACAACGTCGAAATCGTGCGGTTAAACGTTTAGAGGTGCTTGAAGCATTCCGTAATTCAGGGAATCGTCCTGATTGGATGGTATTAGATGTCCTACCAGTTATTCCACCAGAATTACGTCCAATGGTGCAATTAGATGGTGGTCGTTTTGCAACATCTGACCTCAATGATCTCTATCGTCGCGTGATCAATCGTAATAACCGTTTAAAACGTCTGCTTGATCTTGGTGCTCCAGATATTATTGTTCAGAATGAAAAACGGATGTTACAGGAAGCTGTCGACGCTCTTATTGATAATGGTCGTCGCGGTCGCCCTGTGACTGGTCCTGGTAATCGTCCACTCAAGTCCCTTAGTCACATGCTGAAGGGAAAGCAAGGACGCTTCCGTCAGAACTTATTGGGTAAACGTGTGGATTACTCAGGACGTTCTGTAATCGTTGTTGGTCCAGAACTAAAAATGTATCAATGTGGTCTTCCTAAGGAGATGGCGCTGGAACTCTTTAAGCCTTTCGTCATGAAAGAGTTAGTAGAGCAAGGCCTAGCTCATAATATTAAGAGTGCAAAGCGGAAGGTTGAACGAATTCAACCTGAAGTATGGGACGTCTTAGAAGAAGTCATTCGTGAACATCCTGTCTTACTGAACCGTGCACCTACTCTACACAGACTAGGTATCCAAGCATTTGAGCCAATCCTTGTAGAAGGAAGGGCAATTAAGCTTCATCCTCTCGTATGTACAGCTTATAACGCCGACTTCGATGGGGACCAAATGGCTGTTCACGTTCCGTTATCTGCAGAAGCACAAGCAGAAGCACGTTTGTTAATGCTAGCAGCACAAAACATCTTGAATCCAAAGGATGGTAAGCCTGTTGTAACACCGTCTCAGGATATGGTTCTAGGGAACTTCTATCTCACCATTGAACGTGCAGGAATTGAAGGTGAGGGGAAAGTATTCCGGGATATGAACGAGGTATTGCATGCTTATCAAGATAAATTGATTCACTTGCATACTCGGATCGCGATCCCTGTGAAAACAATTAATAAGATTACCTTTACGCAAGAGCAGCGTGAGGCGCTTATTATTACAACGCCAGGTAAGTTGATTTTCAACGAGATCTTCCCTGAGAACTTCCCATATATCAACGAACCAGGTAAGAAGAATATTCAAGCTGGTGTAGATGCTCGCTTCTTTATCACAGATAAAGGGATCGATATTCCTGCATATATTAAGTCCTTACCAACAACAGAAGCAATTAAGAAAAAAGACTTAGGAACCTTAATTGCTAGTGTGTTTCAACGCTTTGGAACAACGAAGACAGCTGAGGTTATGGACCGCCTGAAGGGTGTAGGATTCCACTACTCTACGGTAGCTGGTATTACCATTGCTGTTTCTGATATTGTTGATTTAACAGAGAAGAAAGAGATTATTGATCAAGCAGAGCTTGAGGTTGAGGAAGTGACCAAGCAATTTGGTCGCGGCTTGATCACAGAAGATGAACGTTATAATCGTGTTATTGATATCTGGAGTACTGCGAAGGATAAGATTACAGAACGACTCCTGAAATCCTTAGCACCACTAAATCCAATCAATATGATGGCTACCTCTGGGGCCCGTGGTAATGCTTCGAACTTTACACAGTTGGCTGGTATGCGGGGCTTGATGGCGAATCCATCTGGTCGGATTATTGAGTTGCCGATCAAGTCTAACTTCCGTGAAGGATTGACCGTATTAGAGTACTTTATCTCCACCCACGGTGCACGGAAGGGGTTGGCGGATACAGCATTGCGTACTGCGGACTCAGGTTATCTGACACGCCGTCTTGTGGATGTTGCTCAAGATGTAATTGTTCGTGAAGAGGATTGCGGAACGGACCAAGGTGTGCTCGTCCGTACCATTGCCGATAAAAACGAAGAGATCGAAGGTTTATATGATCGAATTGTTGGTCGTGTCGCTTTTAAGACAGTACATCATCCAGAAACCAACGAAGTGCTTGTTCGGAAAAATCAATTCATTGACGAAGCGATTGCAGAGCAGATTATTGATGCAGGTGTTAAAGAGCTTGAACTTCGCTCCGTCTTTACTTGCCGCACGCACCATGGTGTTTGCCGCAAGTGCTATGGACGTAACCTTGCCACAGGGCAGATAGTAGAGATCGGTGAAGCAGTAGGGATTATTGCTGCGCAATCCATTGGAGAGCCTGGAACTCAGCTGACCATGCGTACATTCCATACAGGTGGGGTAGCTGGGGATGACATCACACAAGGTTTACCACGGATCCAAGAAATCTTCGAAGCACGTAATCCAAAAGGTCAAGCTGTTATCTCCGAAATTTACGGTGAAGTAACAGATATACGTGAAGGTCGGGAACGGGAACTTGAGATCAAGAGCGATATTGAAGATCGTGTTTATAAGATCCCATTTGGTTCTCGGATTAAAGTGGCCCTTGGCGATAAGATTGAAGCAGGTCAAGAACTCACAGAAGGATCACTTGATCCAAAAGAGGTACTTAAGATTAGGGGCATCCGTGGCGTAGAGGATTACCTCTTACAAGAGGTACAACGTGTTTACCGTCTACAAGGGGTAGAGATTAATGATAAGCACGTTGAGATCATGGTACGCCAAATGCTTCGTAAAGTACGGATTATTGATGCTGGTAATACTGTCCTCTTGCCTGGATCTACAGTGGAGATTCATGATTATGAAGAAGCTAATCTGAAAGCGATTGAAGCAGGTGGCCAGCCAGCTATTGCCCGTCCGATCTTGCTTGGTATTACGAAGGCTTCCTTGGAAACAGACTCCTTCCTATCTGCTGCTTCCTTCCAGGAAACAACACGGGTACTTACCGATGCAGCGATTAAAGGCAAACGTGATGAACTGCTAGGATTAAAAGAGAATGTTATCATTGGGAAATTGATTCCAGCTGGTACTGGAATGAGCCGTTACCATAACCTGCATGTTAAGCCAGTCGGAATTGAGCTGAGCGATAGTATGACAGATGATATGGTAGCCACAGAAATAAAATAA